From bacterium, the proteins below share one genomic window:
- a CDS encoding type II toxin-antitoxin system HicB family antitoxin translates to MQKYEIILYWSSEDQIFVADVPELPGCMAHGDTPEAALLNVKDAIQLWIDTAREFDDPVPEPKGRRLMLA, encoded by the coding sequence ATGCAAAAGTACGAGATTATTTTATATTGGAGCAGTGAGGATCAGATTTTTGTGGCTGACGTACCAGAACTACCTGGCTGCATGGCACATGGAGATACGCCGGAAGCAGCATTATTAAATGTAAAGGATGCGATTCAATTGTGGATTGATACAGCCAGAGAGTTTGACGACCCAGTACCAGAACCTAAGGGAAGAAGGCTCATGTTAGCATAG